The Mustela nigripes isolate SB6536 chromosome 4, MUSNIG.SB6536, whole genome shotgun sequence genome includes a window with the following:
- the DYNC2I1 gene encoding cytoplasmic dynein 2 intermediate chain 1 isoform X6: protein MRSTRLLRLLDLDFSFTFSLLDLPPVNEYDMYIRNFGKRNTKQAYVQYNEDAVDRDIQTEETETRGVWTQHPAEGAAASGGSGSRELCDVATAPKVDTPRLSSFLRAACQVIAVLLEEDRLGPEPGWSPGTQDGTLPISDRSSQLNTGLPFLQSKGCSADRTVLCLCASRGQRQTLVSVHGLPGAPFAPALDSRYVLCVWDIWQPSGPQKVLICESKVTCCCFSPFKAFLLFAGTVHGSVVVWDLREDSRIHRYVKLGDCFWTFRTATFSTDGILTSVNHCSPVQAVEPVSTSVYRKQSFVLSPFSTQEEMSGLSFHVASLDESGVLNVWVVVELPKADIAGSVSDLGLIPGGRVKLVHSAVVRLSDRLSHTCFEFWGATQTLNVKFLPSDPSHFIVGTDVGLISHGTRQDLKVSPKLYKPQQPGMRPVKVNVIDFSPFGEPVFLAGCSDGSLRLHQLTSERPLLQWDCSTDGHAVTGLHWSLTRPAVFLAQDDTSCIYVWDLLESDLGPVAKQRISPDRLAVMTVMGEAEKANGCFLALVLARASGRVDVQYLKRTWAAPVADELRKLQLLLREAL, encoded by the exons GCCTACGTCCAGTACAACGAGGATGCTGTGGACAGAGACATCCAGACTGAGGAGACAGAGACCCGAGGGGTGTGGACGCAGCACCCTGCCGAGGGCGCCGCTGCGTCAGGCG GGAGCGGGAGCAGAGAGCTCTGTGATGTGGCCACCGCACCGAAGGTCGACACGCCGCGGCTGTCCAGCTTCCTCCGGGCGGCCTGCCAG GTGATTGCGGTTCTGCTTGAAGAGGACCGTTTGGGACCCGAGCCCGGCTGGAGCCCTGGGACGCAGGACGGCACCCTGCCCATCAGTGACAGGTCCTCGCAGCTGAACACCGGCCTGCCGTTCCTTCAGAGTAAGGGCTGCTCTGCGG ATCGGACAGTGTTGTGCTTATGTGCCTCTCGGGGGCAGAGACAGACGCTGGTGTCTGTGCACGGGCTTCCTGGAGCTCCGTTCGCCCCTGCTCTGGACAGCAGATACGTACTGTGTGTGTGGGATATCTGGCAGCCTTCGGGGCCCCAGAAGGTGCTGATATGCGAGTCGAAG GTCACGTGTTGCTGCTTTAGCCCTTTTAAAGCCTTTTTACTGTTTGCTGGGACAGTGCACGGCTCGGTGGTCGTGTGGGACCTACGAGAAGATTCCAGAATACATCGTTATGTGAAGCTGGGTGATTGCTTCTGGACGTTCAGGACAGCAACGTTTTCTACTG ACGGCATCCTGACTTCCGTAAACCACTGCAGTCCCGTTCAGGCGGTGGAACCTGTCTCCACGTCTGTCTACAGGAAACAGAGTTTTGTGCTTTCTCCCTTTTCTACTCAAGAAG AGATGTCAGGTTTGTCATTCCACGTCGCTTCCCTGGATGAAAGTGGGGTTCTCAATGTGTGG GTGGTGGTTGAATTACCGAAGGCAGACATTGCAGGCTCAGTAAGTGACTTAG GTTTGATCCCTGGAGGGAGGGTAAAGCTGGTGCACAGTGCTGTGGTTCGGCTGAGCGACCG CCTTTCCCATACGTGCTTTGAATTCTGGGGGGCCACGCAAACCCTGAACGTGAAGTTTCTTCCTTCAGACCCTAGTCACTTCATTGTTGGCACAGATGTG GGTCTTATAAGTCATGGCACCAGACAAGATTTGAAAGTATCTCCCAAATTGTACAAACCCCAGCAACCTGGTATGAGACCAGTCAAAGTGAATGTGATTGATTTTTCACCATTTGGAGAACCAGTATTCTTG GCCGGCTGCTCAGACGGAAGCCTCCGGTTGCACCAGCTGACCTCCGAGCGCCCTCTCCTTCAGTGGGACTGCAGCACCGACGGCCACGCGGTCACAGGCCTCCACTGGTCCTTGACCAGACCTGCCGTGTTCCTGGCCCAGGATGACACGTCCTGTATTTATGTCTGGGATCTGCTGGAAAGCGACCTGGGTCCTGTAGCCAAACAGCGCATCTCCCCAGACAG GCTGGCGGTCATGACAGTCATGGGTGAAGCCGAGAAAGCCAACGGCTGCTTCCTGGCCCTGGTGCTGGCCAGAGCCTCTGGCCGCGTGGACGTCCAGTACCTGAAGAGGACGTGGGCAGCCCCCGTGGCAGACGAGCTGAGGAAGCTACAGCTGCTCCTGCGGGAAGCCCTGTAG